The Deinococcus radiopugnans ATCC 19172 nucleotide sequence TCGTCGCCGCCCAGGCGGGCCACCGTGTCGTCCGGGCGCACGCTGGCCCGCAGCCGCTGTCCGGCCACGATCAGCACCTGATCCCCGGCGCTGTGGCCCAGGCTGTCGTTGATGGCCTTGAAGTTGTCGAAGTCCATCAGCAGCACGGCCAGACTGTTCAGCGGGGGGTGGGCCTCCAGCGCCTGCGTCACCCGCTCGGCGAACAGGCGGCGGTTGCCCAGCCCGGTGAGCGGGTCATGCAGCGCCAGCTGGCTCAGCCGCGCGCCCAGGTGCTGCCGCTCGCGGATCACCGCCCCCAGCAGCAGTCCCGAAACCGTGACCGTCACCAACCCGAATTGCAGCGCCAGTCCGCTGCCGCTCTGGATGCGGCCCACAGTCAGCAGGGCCACCCCCACGTTCAGCGCCAGCACGCACACGGCGGCCGGGGCGAAGCCGTGGCGGGTGGCGATCCACAGCACCGGAATGAACAGGGCGTAGCTGTAATTCAGGCTGGTCCCACGCGGTCCCCCGTACCCCGCCCAGACCGCCAGCACCACCAGCACGGTGGCCACGGCGGCGTCACGGACCCACACCCAGGACCAGCCCCCGGTGCGGGCCGGATCTTCGCGGCCCCGGGGTTCCGGCGGCTGATCGGGGGCCTCGGCGGGCGCGGCGGTCCACAGGTCCGGCCAGCGGCCCAGCAGCAGCAGCAGTGGGGGCGCCAGCAGCCCGACGCCGGTGGCGCTGCCCGCCCACAACTGCAGGGTTTCGGTGACACCGCGCCCGGCGGGCAGCAGGCCAGTGGCCGTCAGGGTGAAGACCTGCAGCGCCGCCGCCACCAGCGGCGCGCCCAGGATCGCCACCCCCACGAACAGCGCCACGTCGCGCAGGCGCGGCAGCCGGGGATTGACGTGCAGCGGGCGCAGCAGTGCCCACCCTGCGCCCAGCGTGGGGACCACCATCGCCACGACGGAGGCCAGCAGGGGCAGCGCGGGCAGAGGCTCCACCACGAAAAAGGCATGCACCAGGCGGCTCAGGATCAGCAGCGGCCAGAAGCGCAGGCCAAAGACCAGCAGCAGGACCACGTCCAGCGCCACCGCCGGGTACCACACGGTGACCTCCGGCGTCACGGCGAACTGCTGCGAGGCCACGTCCAGCCCGTACCACGCCAGCAGATACACCGCCCCAATCAGCAGTGGACGGAACCATACACTGAGCATGACCTCACCTTAGGGCGGACGGGCCGCCGGCTGAGCAGAGCCTCCTTTAAGTCTTCAGGTCACTTGCCCTGTCCTGAGTGTCGGAGTGGTGGCGGGGGCTGGCGAAACAGCGCAATGGTGCCTGACCTGCCTGTCTTTTGACTGCCGCAGCGTGTAGACTGTTCCTCTTGTACTTCTCCTGCGCTTCGCCACGTCGGCGAGAACCACGCGGGGAAGATCGGCGGGAAAGCCCCTGACGCCGGGGCTGACCGAAACCGAAGGAGCGTTCTGAAAATGCATAAAGTTGCCATTGTGGGCCGACCCAACGTCGGCAAATCAAGTTTGTTCAACCGTCTGGTGGGGCGGCGCGAGGCCGTAGTGGCCGACTTCCCCGGCGTGACCCGTGACGCCAAGGAAGGCACGATGCTGTACCAGAACCACCGCATCACGCTGGTGGACACCGGCGGCCTGTGGAGCGGCGACGAGTGGGAGGCCGCCATCCGCGAGAAGGCCGAGTGGGCCATGGAGGGCGCGCAGGCCGTGATCTTCGTGCTGGACCCACGCGAGGGCCTGTCCGCCGCCGACTACGAGGTGGCCGACTGGCTGCGCCGCCTGGGCACCCCGGTGATCGTGGTCGCCAACAAGATCGACAGCCAGAAGCATGAGGTCTACCTGGCCGAGCTGTGGGGCCTGGGCTTCGGCGATCCGGTGCCGATCAGCGCCGAGCACGCGCGCGGCCTCGACGACCTGATGGACCGCGTGATGACCCACCTGCCGGAAGACGACGAGGACGTGCCGGAAATCGCCCCCATTCGCATCTCGCTGATCGGGCGGCCCAACGTGGGCAAGTCCAGCCTGCTGAACGCGATTGTGCAGAGTGACCGCGCCATCGTGGCCGATCAGCCGGGCACCACCCGCGACAGCCTGGACGTGGAATGGGACTACGGCGGGCAGCGCTTCGTGCTGGTGGACACGGCAGGCATTCGCAAGAAGCCCGACACCGCCATCGAGGACTATGCCATCCAGCGCAGCCAGGCCGCGATTGGCCGCAGCGATCTGATCTGGCTGGTGGTCAATGCCGACGAGCTGGGCGACCACGAACTCAAGCTCGCCAACCTGGCCTACGACAGCGGCAAGCCGGTGATCGTGGTGGTCAACAAGTGGGACCTG carries:
- a CDS encoding putative bifunctional diguanylate cyclase/phosphodiesterase, with protein sequence MLSVWFRPLLIGAVYLLAWYGLDVASQQFAVTPEVTVWYPAVALDVVLLLVFGLRFWPLLILSRLVHAFFVVEPLPALPLLASVVAMVVPTLGAGWALLRPLHVNPRLPRLRDVALFVGVAILGAPLVAAALQVFTLTATGLLPAGRGVTETLQLWAGSATGVGLLAPPLLLLLGRWPDLWTAAPAEAPDQPPEPRGREDPARTGGWSWVWVRDAAVATVLVVLAVWAGYGGPRGTSLNYSYALFIPVLWIATRHGFAPAAVCVLALNVGVALLTVGRIQSGSGLALQFGLVTVTVSGLLLGAVIRERQHLGARLSQLALHDPLTGLGNRRLFAERVTQALEAHPPLNSLAVLLMDFDNFKAINDSLGHSAGDQVLIVAGQRLRASVRPDDTVARLGGDEFAVLLQHLPGPQQALEAADRLLRALEPVVAVQGLEWQVRASLGIALHDRVEDGQPLNGETLLRNADVALYHAKAHRRGRAQVFDDAMHRTVVDRLELEGELRVAIAEDALEVWYQPVIDLENGHLRAFEALVRWRHPTRGLLPPKTFIPLAEDTGLIVPLDRWMLRAAAREIAGWAPAPGRPPPALGVNLTAAQLHLPDLGNEIRSVLEDTGLAPEQLTLELTENVLMDDRAATLATMRALRGLGIGLALDDFGTGYSSLSYLRRFPISDLKVDRSFIEDLDGSRSGTALVRAVAELGRALRLTTVAEGIETAQQYALVRELGFTLAQGFYISPPLDARAARTLAQQPGPLVAPTGEITGSHGQRWS
- the der gene encoding ribosome biogenesis GTPase Der, encoding MHKVAIVGRPNVGKSSLFNRLVGRREAVVADFPGVTRDAKEGTMLYQNHRITLVDTGGLWSGDEWEAAIREKAEWAMEGAQAVIFVLDPREGLSAADYEVADWLRRLGTPVIVVANKIDSQKHEVYLAELWGLGFGDPVPISAEHARGLDDLMDRVMTHLPEDDEDVPEIAPIRISLIGRPNVGKSSLLNAIVQSDRAIVADQPGTTRDSLDVEWDYGGQRFVLVDTAGIRKKPDTAIEDYAIQRSQAAIGRSDLIWLVVNADELGDHELKLANLAYDSGKPVIVVVNKWDLIPDADLKSTEKDLNQKLHHISYAPRVYTSAINDYGIHDMLAEAMKLHDKWQSRVPTSELNRWLEVWQMRQSVPNFHGKKLRMYFMTQVETAPPTFAIFCNRADFVTRAYEGFLQNRIREDLSLAGIPVRLKWKEKGPYKRGAKGEEAEA